One region of Quercus lobata isolate SW786 chromosome 2, ValleyOak3.0 Primary Assembly, whole genome shotgun sequence genomic DNA includes:
- the LOC115977830 gene encoding disease resistance response protein 206-like: MEPKSLIIALLLLSLFFGSLSATPTRKIKARNPCKRLVFYFHDIIYNGKNSNNATSAMVGAPAWANTTVMAGQNHFGDLIVFDDPITLDNNLHSTPVGRAQGFYVYDKKDIFTAWMGFSFVFNSTQHKGSINFAGADPLMNKTRDISVVGGTGDFFMARGIATLMTDAFEGEVYFRLRVDIKLYECW; this comes from the coding sequence ATGGAGCCTAAAAGTCTAATTATTGCTCTCTTACTCTTATCTCTATTCTTTGGATCCTTATCCGCTACACCCACCAGGAAAATCAAGGCTCGAAACCCTTGTAAAAGGTTAGTTTTCTATTTCCATGACATTATTTACAATGGCAAGAACTCTAACAATGCAACTTCAGCCATGGTAGGAGCACCAGCTTGGGCTAACACGACGGTAATGGCAGGACAAAACCATTTTGGTGACTTGATTGTGTTTGATGACCCCATTACATTAGACAACAATCTACACTCAACCCCAGTTGGTCGTGCCCAAGGTTTTTATGTTTATGACAAAAAGGACATTTTCACAGCTTGGATGGGGTTCTCCTTTGTTTTCAACTCTACACAACATAAAGGGAGCATAAACTTTGCTGGGGCTGATCCGCTAATGAACAAGACTAGGGATATTTCAGTGGTTGGTGGCACTGGTGACTTCTTCATGGCTAGAGGGATAGCCACTTTGATGACTGATGCCTTTGAAGGAGAAGTTTATTTCCGGCTTCGTGTTGATATTAAATTGTACGAGTGCTGGTGA
- the LOC115963233 gene encoding uncharacterized protein LOC115963233, which yields MGDFNYTISDDKRKGGKRGSTSETNHLKDLMFKFGAIDLGYSGSKFTWAKGKWGNAAIKRRLDRGIANISWRLTFPKATISHLGAIKPDHTPILLDTNPDEEFAHMPFRFEAAWLRDKA from the coding sequence ATGGGGGATTTTAATTACACCATCAGCGACGACAAAAGAAAAGGGGGCAAGAGAGGTAGCACTTCAGAGACCAACCACCTCAAGGATCTCATGTTCAAATTTGGTGCTATTGACTTAGGGTACTCAGGGAGCAAATTTACTTGGGCAAAAGGGAAATGGGGCAATGCTGCTATTAAGAGAAGGTTGGACAGGGGAATAGCAAACATTTCATGGAGACTAACTTTCCCGAAAGCTACAATCTCCCACCTTGGGGCTATTAAACCAGATCACACCCCTATACTTCTAGATACCAACCCTGATGAAGAATTTGCCCATATGCCTTTTAGATTTGAAGCAGCTTGGCTAAGGGACAAAGCCTAG